In Chryseobacterium turcicum, a single window of DNA contains:
- a CDS encoding acyltransferase, which translates to MIKIHPTAEVLTNSIGDGTMVWQYCVILSNAVIGENCNINYNVFIENDVIIGNNVTIKPGVQIWDGITIEDNVFIGPNVTFTNDKHPVSKNKDFNLLKTIIKKGVSIGANSTILPGITLHENVIIGAGSVVTKDIPEGEIWFGNPARKRIQH; encoded by the coding sequence ATGATAAAAATACATCCTACCGCTGAAGTTTTAACTAATTCTATTGGAGATGGCACTATGGTCTGGCAATATTGTGTAATACTTAGCAATGCAGTAATTGGCGAAAATTGCAATATTAATTATAATGTCTTTATTGAAAATGATGTTATTATTGGAAATAATGTAACCATAAAACCAGGAGTTCAAATTTGGGATGGGATTACAATTGAGGATAATGTTTTTATAGGCCCAAATGTAACTTTCACTAATGACAAACATCCTGTTTCAAAAAATAAAGATTTTAATCTTTTAAAAACCATTATAAAAAAAGGAGTTTCGATTGGAGCAAATTCAACTATATTACCAGGAATAACTCTTCACGAAAATGTAATAATCGGAGCAGGAAGTGTAGTAACTAAAGACATACCAGAAGGAGAAATTTGGTTTGGTAACCCTGCACGAAAAAGAATTCAGCATTAA
- a CDS encoding glycosyltransferase family 61 protein gives MDNREQIENLEKQLIFLRKKYYVKSFFRKAKRLVTDFIPLNLINSSYFIKRYIVKKSEDVDIFLPKTFLKPQVSVKTNVNAVEIFVLKDILCIPNSTYFLEIKKGKIFYEKWHSDNRIIYVYNTTNLVQHSITLAKVKNYKKITFSTEGIFLGGIFTFNYYHFFTEILSKIEFFKYIPDSKNKIIIVDKKVEEIENLKELLLFFLKDYKILFLGHENYYQFDKLWHITSPNYTIPNIMPGEKYESGFTKLSKDSLEYLRKTSFENLNYQKVNIKPIEKVFISRKSEFRKYNEEEIAKIAKNHGFEEVFFEELNIHEQIFLMNNADYIIGPSGAAWTNILFTKPNAKGLTWLSSVWGDFSIYSTMAKHMNFDLFFYIYPQVSEDFHEDYSLDPEIFSDQIQKLLTL, from the coding sequence ATGGACAATAGGGAACAGATAGAAAATTTAGAAAAGCAGCTTATATTTTTAAGAAAAAAATACTATGTAAAATCATTTTTTAGAAAAGCAAAGAGATTAGTAACAGATTTCATTCCTCTAAATTTAATTAATTCTTCATATTTCATCAAAAGATATATCGTAAAAAAATCGGAAGATGTAGATATTTTTTTACCTAAAACATTTTTAAAACCTCAAGTTTCAGTAAAAACCAATGTAAATGCGGTTGAAATTTTCGTACTTAAAGATATATTATGCATTCCTAATTCAACTTACTTTTTAGAAATAAAAAAAGGAAAAATTTTTTATGAAAAATGGCATAGCGATAATAGAATTATATATGTGTACAATACAACTAATCTTGTTCAGCATTCCATAACACTAGCAAAGGTGAAAAACTATAAAAAAATCACTTTCAGCACTGAAGGAATTTTTTTGGGAGGTATTTTCACATTCAATTACTATCACTTTTTTACAGAAATTCTTTCAAAAATTGAATTTTTTAAATACATACCTGATTCCAAGAATAAAATAATTATAGTAGATAAGAAAGTTGAAGAAATAGAAAATCTGAAAGAGTTATTACTATTTTTTTTAAAAGATTATAAAATATTATTTCTTGGACATGAAAATTATTATCAATTTGACAAACTGTGGCATATAACAAGTCCTAACTATACGATTCCTAATATAATGCCCGGAGAAAAATATGAGTCGGGCTTTACGAAGCTTTCAAAAGATTCATTGGAATACTTAAGAAAAACAAGTTTCGAAAATCTTAATTATCAAAAGGTAAATATAAAACCTATAGAAAAGGTTTTTATTTCAAGAAAATCTGAGTTTAGAAAATATAATGAAGAAGAAATAGCTAAAATAGCTAAAAATCATGGGTTTGAAGAAGTCTTTTTTGAAGAACTAAATATACACGAACAAATATTCTTGATGAATAATGCAGATTACATTATTGGACCAAGTGGTGCAGCATGGACTAATATTTTATTTACAAAACCTAATGCAAAAGGTTTAACTTGGCTTAGTTCTGTATGGGGAGACTTTTCAATTTATTCTACAATGGCTAAACATATGAATTTTGATTTGTTTTTTTACATTTACCCTCAAGTTTCGGAGGATTTCCATGAAGACTATAGCTTAGATCCTGAAATTTTTTCTGATCAAATACAAAAACTATTGACTCTATGA
- a CDS encoding sugar 3,4-ketoisomerase, translated as MIDYTSPFLIEFPKIGESSLGYISIAENDNLPFVPKRIYWTYYTPEEVERGGHSHFDLQQILIAVAGRIQVTTELRNGDKETFLLDKPNIGLYIPKMCWRDMKYSHNAVQICIASIEYDEQDYIRDYSEFLKYGQ; from the coding sequence ATGATAGACTATACATCACCTTTTCTTATAGAATTTCCAAAGATTGGAGAATCTTCTTTAGGCTATATTTCTATTGCAGAAAATGACAACCTCCCTTTTGTCCCTAAAAGAATTTATTGGACCTATTATACACCTGAAGAAGTGGAAAGAGGTGGCCATTCCCACTTTGATTTACAACAAATACTTATAGCTGTTGCTGGAAGAATACAAGTAACTACAGAATTACGCAATGGAGATAAAGAAACTTTTTTATTGGATAAACCAAATATAGGTCTTTATATTCCAAAAATGTGTTGGAGAGACATGAAGTATAGCCATAATGCTGTTCAGATCTGTATTGCGAGTATAGAATATGATGAACAAGATTACATTAGAGATTATTCTGAATTTTTAAAATATGGACAATAG
- a CDS encoding glycosyltransferase family 4 protein translates to MNEIKRVLILTREYQCSLNPKVGGTGIFYKNLSLELKKRGIEVNVFLISKKYFEIKEHDINIYSIKDIFKANPILELLRSFTGKFNFLEKLHNKIYLFEKKIISKRIKSWIKDNNYTFNIIETHDFEGLALAIPNSLPSVIRCHGSWTILEKYFGYKKVHKGRVFCEKLTLEKSKNIITISKYNEKINKDTFEIKNTKLIYNGIDEKFYKPLQNIKQISKSIFYLGNVSFEKGADTLLKSFLKVIKIYPDATLHFIGNPNHYENLIEQDISYLTIKKSIIFYGNKNREDILQLINKAEIVCFPSKGENFSLSLLEVMAMQKPVICSDIDSFKEIIQNYENGLIATENNFHQKIGLIFENNDLKNKISLNARKLIESDFGIDKMVTETINYYKEII, encoded by the coding sequence ATGAACGAAATCAAAAGAGTACTTATTTTAACTAGAGAGTACCAATGTTCCCTCAACCCAAAAGTTGGAGGAACTGGAATTTTTTATAAAAATCTTTCTTTAGAGTTAAAAAAAAGAGGGATAGAAGTAAATGTTTTTTTAATTTCAAAAAAATACTTTGAAATTAAAGAACATGATATAAATATATACTCAATAAAAGATATTTTCAAAGCAAACCCTATCCTTGAATTGCTAAGATCATTTACAGGCAAATTTAATTTTTTAGAAAAATTACACAATAAAATTTATTTATTTGAAAAAAAAATAATTTCAAAAAGGATAAAAAGTTGGATTAAAGACAATAATTACACTTTTAACATTATAGAAACACATGACTTTGAAGGCTTAGCCTTAGCAATTCCCAATAGTTTACCTTCTGTGATAAGATGTCATGGCTCTTGGACAATTTTGGAGAAATATTTCGGTTATAAAAAAGTACATAAAGGTCGTGTATTTTGTGAAAAATTGACTCTTGAAAAGTCAAAAAACATTATAACAATTTCAAAATATAATGAAAAAATAAACAAGGATACATTCGAAATAAAAAATACAAAATTAATTTATAATGGTATCGATGAAAAGTTCTATAAACCTCTTCAAAACATAAAACAAATTTCTAAATCTATCTTCTATTTGGGAAATGTATCATTCGAAAAAGGAGCAGACACTCTTCTTAAATCTTTTTTAAAAGTAATAAAAATTTATCCCGATGCAACATTACATTTTATAGGAAATCCAAATCACTATGAAAATCTTATTGAGCAAGATATTAGTTATTTAACTATAAAAAAATCTATTATTTTCTATGGTAACAAAAATAGGGAAGATATCCTACAACTTATCAACAAGGCAGAAATTGTTTGTTTTCCGTCAAAAGGTGAAAATTTTAGCTTATCTTTGTTAGAAGTAATGGCAATGCAAAAACCTGTAATATGCTCTGATATAGACTCTTTCAAAGAAATCATACAGAATTACGAAAATGGATTAATTGCTACCGAAAATAATTTTCACCAAAAAATAGGTCTTATTTTCGAAAATAACGATTTAAAAAATAAAATATCACTAAATGCGCGAAAATTAATAGAATCTGACTTTGGCATTGATAAAATGGTAACAGAAACTATTAACTATTATAAAGAAATTATATGA
- a CDS encoding glycosyltransferase family protein: protein MKICLISFDFWHYDEHIVNKLKEKGVDAYHINIGAFTHKNFGARFKNAMSKVFIGKNLKHEKRQNFIIDSLKKIGKQDQILVINPESIEERVHEVIRKYTDRNIAYLYDSMSRNPANHILHFFDTVFSFDDEDVKEHGFKKITNYNYLTHCPFEQQNPHLDLFYITSYDTQRLQKLNILINQIENLKIHFKTIVAGKKSWKNKITQIVDSKNVNIIKFRTKNIPQQSLPKLYKNTKVILDLQRDNQMGLSFRIFEAMALEKKFITDNQTIKNYDFYNPENILILNDDLSNIEKSFFETDYQKLSEDIYYKYTLDNWVNTVFNLS from the coding sequence ATGAAAATTTGTTTAATCAGTTTTGATTTTTGGCATTATGATGAACATATCGTAAATAAACTGAAAGAGAAAGGCGTAGACGCCTACCACATCAACATTGGAGCATTTACGCACAAAAATTTTGGAGCAAGGTTCAAAAATGCCATGAGCAAAGTTTTTATCGGAAAAAACCTAAAACATGAGAAAAGGCAGAATTTCATTATCGATTCTCTCAAGAAAATAGGAAAGCAGGATCAGATTTTAGTTATCAATCCTGAAAGTATAGAAGAACGTGTGCATGAAGTAATAAGAAAATATACTGACCGAAATATTGCCTATTTATACGACAGCATGTCTAGAAATCCAGCTAATCATATTTTACATTTTTTTGACACTGTTTTTTCATTTGATGATGAAGATGTAAAAGAGCATGGATTTAAAAAAATAACCAATTATAATTATCTTACACACTGCCCTTTTGAGCAGCAAAATCCACATCTTGATCTTTTTTATATCACTTCGTATGATACGCAGAGATTGCAGAAACTTAATATTTTAATTAATCAGATTGAGAATTTGAAGATTCATTTTAAAACCATTGTTGCCGGAAAAAAAAGCTGGAAAAATAAGATTACACAGATTGTAGATTCTAAAAATGTGAATATTATTAAATTCAGAACCAAAAATATTCCTCAGCAATCATTACCTAAGCTATATAAAAACACGAAAGTAATTCTTGATCTTCAACGTGATAATCAGATGGGGCTTAGTTTCCGTATTTTTGAAGCGATGGCACTTGAGAAGAAATTCATTACAGATAATCAAACCATTAAAAATTACGATTTTTATAATCCAGAAAACATCTTGATTCTGAATGATGATTTAAGTAATATTGAAAAATCTTTTTTTGAAACGGATTATCAGAAACTTTCAGAAGATATTTATTACAAATACACTTTAGACAATTGGGTAAATACTGTTTTTAATTTAAGCTAA
- a CDS encoding glycosyltransferase family 4 protein: protein MKKNILIDVERLKYPKSGIANVCISLIRGIDEKVCHFNYTLFGPEKNIPATPSDFKIINWKFWHKKIKINTSDFSLIHVTHQLSDYFHSKKSNQKKVVTLHDLNFLHDKSSARKIEKSRKLVQKNIGNADAIVCISDFVKNDFLKNKHLFTLKKDVKVETIYNGLIFPENEKFSSEKKYEFIDRKFILNIGVLFPKKNQEVLLNLIIDNERELVLITSSAKSEYKEKLLEKVKNLGLEKRVHILENVENDEKYFLLQHCESYCHPSLAEGFGIPPVEAMFFGKPIFLSNLTSLPEIGGDLAFYFNDFTSASMKKVYDEGIAKFNADNENYIAKLKERASKFSYKSMAESYERLYENLLN from the coding sequence ATGAAAAAGAATATCCTTATCGACGTTGAACGACTAAAATATCCTAAATCAGGAATTGCAAATGTTTGCATTTCATTAATAAGAGGGATAGACGAAAAAGTGTGCCATTTCAATTATACGCTTTTCGGGCCAGAGAAAAATATTCCTGCGACACCATCTGATTTTAAGATTATTAACTGGAAGTTTTGGCATAAAAAAATTAAAATAAATACATCGGATTTCTCATTAATTCATGTAACACATCAGCTTTCAGATTATTTTCATTCTAAAAAAAGTAATCAGAAAAAAGTGGTTACTTTACATGATTTGAATTTTCTTCATGATAAAAGTTCTGCCAGAAAAATTGAAAAATCCCGAAAACTGGTTCAAAAAAACATTGGAAATGCTGATGCCATAGTTTGTATTTCAGACTTTGTGAAAAATGACTTCCTTAAAAATAAGCATTTGTTTACTTTAAAAAAAGACGTAAAAGTCGAGACAATTTACAATGGATTGATTTTTCCTGAAAATGAAAAGTTTAGTTCTGAAAAAAAATATGAATTTATCGACAGAAAATTCATTCTGAATATCGGTGTTCTTTTTCCCAAAAAAAATCAGGAAGTTTTGCTCAATCTAATCATTGATAACGAAAGGGAGTTGGTTTTAATAACTTCTTCGGCAAAGTCTGAATACAAAGAAAAGCTTCTTGAGAAAGTTAAAAATTTAGGTTTAGAAAAAAGAGTTCATATTTTAGAAAATGTAGAGAATGACGAAAAATATTTTCTTCTTCAGCACTGTGAATCGTATTGTCATCCTTCATTGGCAGAAGGTTTTGGTATTCCTCCGGTTGAAGCAATGTTTTTTGGAAAGCCCATCTTTCTAAGCAATTTAACCAGTCTTCCTGAAATTGGCGGTGATCTTGCTTTTTATTTTAATGATTTTACATCAGCTTCAATGAAGAAAGTATATGATGAAGGAATTGCAAAATTTAATGCAGATAATGAAAATTATATAGCAAAATTAAAGGAAAGAGCTTCAAAATTCAGTTATAAAAGCATGGCTGAATCTTATGAACGGTTGTATGAAAATTTACTGAATTAA
- a CDS encoding polysaccharide deacetylase family protein, with amino-acid sequence MIQFLKRILGFSRKKRIPILMYHQVLPQSIAYKNDLIVTVENLEEQLIYIKNNFKTVFFKDLQSSESIENKIILTFDDGYYNNLQYLIPLLKKHQLKATIFIPTYFIQNNINENERIYMNFDEIKSLDSNLVEIALHSHSHKNFAQMSLEESEEDLLKNIRILEEQKINFTKVLAYPYGKFPKEKERKKKFFEMLDSIGIISAMRIGNNVASYPFKNRFEVNRIDIKYGDSLKVFKWKLKFGKTKL; translated from the coding sequence ATGATTCAGTTTTTAAAACGGATTTTGGGATTTTCACGAAAAAAAAGAATTCCAATTTTGATGTATCATCAGGTTTTACCGCAATCAATTGCTTATAAAAACGATCTGATTGTAACAGTAGAGAATCTTGAGGAACAGTTAATTTACATCAAAAATAATTTCAAAACAGTATTTTTCAAAGATTTGCAGTCTTCAGAATCTATTGAAAATAAAATTATTTTAACCTTCGATGACGGATATTATAATAATTTACAATATCTGATTCCATTACTCAAAAAACATCAACTAAAAGCTACTATCTTTATTCCTACCTACTTCATTCAGAACAACATAAATGAAAACGAACGCATTTATATGAATTTTGATGAAATAAAATCTTTAGATTCTAATTTGGTAGAAATTGCCTTACACAGTCATTCTCACAAGAATTTTGCTCAAATGAGCTTAGAAGAATCGGAAGAGGATTTATTAAAAAACATTAGAATTTTAGAAGAACAGAAAATTAACTTCACAAAAGTTCTTGCTTATCCCTATGGAAAATTTCCGAAAGAAAAAGAGCGCAAAAAAAAGTTTTTCGAAATGCTCGACAGCATTGGAATTATTTCTGCGATGAGAATCGGGAACAATGTAGCATCTTATCCTTTTAAAAACAGATTTGAAGTCAATCGTATCGACATCAAATATGGTGATTCGCTAAAAGTATTCAAATGGAAGCTCAAGTTTGGCAAAACGAAGCTTTAA
- a CDS encoding glycosyltransferase family 2 protein yields MKLSVAIITFNEDRIIEKNLNAIHDLADEVIIVDSFSKDCTEEICSRFPKVKFIQQKFLGFGKQKNFAIEQCNSEWILFLDSDEIPDEELKNSIQKIISEPQPEFNVYDAEFNNIFLGETLKYGGWGNIKRERLFRKGYGKYSEDIVHEVFITTEPKGKLKGKINHYTYKDIYHHIEKSNKYTSMMAEKMYKNGKKSNIFKILFKPMFQFFKSYFLRLGFLDGLVGYYAAATAAFYTFLKYKKLHEIHKFK; encoded by the coding sequence ATGAAGCTTTCGGTAGCAATAATTACTTTTAACGAAGATAGAATAATCGAAAAAAATCTGAATGCAATTCACGATTTAGCAGACGAAGTCATTATTGTCGACAGCTTTTCCAAAGACTGTACAGAAGAGATTTGTTCCAGATTTCCGAAAGTAAAATTTATTCAGCAAAAATTTCTGGGTTTTGGAAAACAGAAAAACTTTGCTATTGAACAATGCAATTCAGAATGGATTTTGTTTTTAGATTCTGATGAAATCCCTGATGAAGAGTTAAAAAATTCAATTCAGAAAATAATTTCAGAACCTCAACCCGAATTCAATGTTTATGACGCTGAATTCAACAATATTTTCTTGGGAGAAACCTTAAAATATGGAGGTTGGGGAAACATAAAAAGAGAAAGACTTTTCAGAAAAGGGTACGGAAAATATTCTGAAGACATTGTACATGAAGTCTTCATTACGACAGAACCTAAAGGAAAACTGAAAGGAAAAATCAACCATTACACCTACAAAGACATTTATCACCACATCGAAAAGTCTAATAAGTACACCTCGATGATGGCTGAAAAAATGTATAAGAATGGCAAAAAATCTAATATTTTTAAAATTCTCTTTAAACCTATGTTTCAGTTCTTTAAATCTTATTTTTTACGGTTAGGTTTTCTTGACGGGTTGGTTGGCTATTATGCAGCAGCAACAGCAGCTTTTTACACTTTTCTTAAATATAAGAAGCTTCACGAAATCCATAAATTCAAATAA
- a CDS encoding glycosyltransferase family 2 protein — translation MQHQKISALLITFNEEKNIEDAIKSVSFADEIIVLDSFSTDKTVDIIKNKYPNVKLYQNKFEDFTKQRNLCISYAKNDWILFLDADERITPKLKSEILKEIKKPVTQKAYFFKRKFFFMGKKVNYSGTQNDKNIRLFKKEVAHYDENKRVHEGLSNVDNPGTLQNYLLHFSFDSYDAYYKKVIHYSKLKAKDLHEKGVHYKMAKQLSKSAFNFFKMYFLKLGILDGKKGLILSYLSALSSFKTYEFLKEEYA, via the coding sequence ATGCAACATCAGAAAATAAGCGCTTTGCTGATTACTTTTAATGAAGAAAAAAATATTGAAGATGCTATAAAATCAGTTTCCTTTGCCGACGAAATCATTGTTTTAGATTCTTTTAGCACAGATAAAACCGTTGACATTATAAAAAATAAATATCCCAACGTAAAACTCTATCAAAATAAATTTGAAGATTTTACCAAACAGCGCAATCTCTGCATTTCATATGCAAAAAACGACTGGATTCTCTTTTTAGACGCTGATGAAAGAATCACTCCGAAATTAAAAAGTGAAATTTTAAAAGAAATAAAAAAACCTGTTACCCAAAAAGCATATTTTTTTAAAAGAAAATTCTTTTTCATGGGCAAGAAGGTAAATTATTCAGGAACTCAAAATGATAAAAACATCCGTCTCTTCAAAAAAGAAGTGGCCCATTATGATGAAAATAAAAGAGTACATGAAGGGTTAAGTAATGTTGACAATCCGGGGACTTTACAGAACTATCTTCTTCATTTTTCTTTTGACTCTTATGATGCTTACTACAAAAAGGTCATTCACTATTCAAAATTAAAAGCAAAAGACTTGCATGAAAAAGGAGTACACTATAAAATGGCTAAGCAATTATCAAAAAGTGCTTTCAATTTCTTTAAAATGTACTTTCTAAAACTAGGTATTTTAGACGGAAAAAAAGGGTTAATACTCTCCTATTTAAGTGCTTTAAGCTCTTTTAAAACGTACGAATTCTTAAAAGAAGAATACGCATAA
- the rocD gene encoding ornithine--oxo-acid transaminase, producing MSTTEQTKNSQYFIELEEKHGAHNYHPLPVVLDKGEGVFVWDVEGKKYYDFLSAYSAVNQGHSHPKIVDALVNQAKKLALTSRAFYNSNLGEYEKKITTLFGFDKVLPMNSGAEAVETAVKLARKWSYEVKGISENAAKIVVCENNFHGRTTTIVSFSNDPDANKNYGPFTPGFVKIPYNDLAALEEVLQNDAQNIAAFLVEPIQGEAGVYVPDENFLKNALELCKKHDVLFIADEVQTGIARTGKLIACHHEDVQPDILILGKALSGGMYPVSAVLANDEIMNVIKPGQHGSTFGGNPIACAVAIAALDVVEEEKLSERAEELGKLFRSEIEKLIEKSDLITKVRGKGLLNAILINDTPESSTAWNLCLLLKENGLLAKPTHGNIIRLAPPLVITEEQLLDCVKIIEQTILNYKK from the coding sequence ATGTCAACAACAGAACAAACAAAAAATTCACAATATTTCATCGAACTCGAAGAAAAACATGGTGCACACAATTATCATCCGCTTCCTGTGGTTTTAGATAAAGGAGAAGGTGTTTTTGTTTGGGATGTTGAAGGTAAAAAATATTACGATTTTCTTTCGGCTTATTCAGCGGTTAACCAAGGACATTCACACCCGAAAATTGTTGATGCTTTGGTAAATCAGGCAAAAAAACTGGCTTTAACTTCAAGAGCATTCTACAATTCAAATTTGGGAGAGTATGAGAAAAAAATTACGACCCTTTTCGGCTTTGATAAAGTTTTACCAATGAATTCTGGAGCTGAAGCTGTAGAAACGGCAGTGAAATTAGCGAGAAAATGGAGTTATGAAGTAAAAGGAATTTCTGAAAACGCAGCTAAAATTGTAGTTTGTGAAAACAACTTCCACGGAAGAACCACTACAATCGTTTCTTTCTCAAACGACCCTGATGCCAATAAAAACTACGGTCCTTTCACGCCTGGCTTTGTGAAAATTCCTTACAATGACCTTGCTGCTTTAGAAGAAGTTTTACAAAATGATGCTCAAAATATTGCAGCATTTTTAGTAGAACCAATTCAGGGTGAAGCTGGAGTCTATGTTCCGGATGAAAACTTCCTAAAAAACGCTTTAGAACTATGTAAAAAACACGATGTTCTTTTCATCGCAGACGAAGTACAAACAGGAATTGCAAGAACCGGTAAGCTGATTGCTTGTCATCACGAAGATGTACAACCGGATATTTTAATTTTAGGAAAAGCACTTTCTGGAGGAATGTATCCTGTATCTGCAGTTTTGGCGAATGATGAAATTATGAATGTCATCAAACCAGGGCAGCACGGTTCTACTTTTGGAGGAAATCCTATTGCGTGTGCGGTTGCCATTGCGGCGCTTGATGTGGTAGAAGAAGAAAAACTTTCTGAAAGAGCTGAAGAACTAGGGAAATTATTCAGAAGTGAAATTGAAAAATTGATTGAAAAATCAGACCTAATTACCAAGGTAAGAGGAAAAGGTTTATTAAATGCAATTCTAATTAATGACACTCCTGAAAGCTCTACTGCTTGGAATCTTTGTTTACTATTAAAAGAAAACGGACTTTTAGCTAAACCCACTCATGGAAACATCATCAGACTCGCTCCACCATTGGTTATTACAGAAGAACAATTATTAGATTGCGTGAAGATTATTGAGCAAACAATTTTGAATTATAAGAAATAA